The DNA segment GTTGGAGGCGACTTCATCAGCGAAGTCCTCCAGTTCGGCAAACCGTAACTCTTCCATCGCCTTTTCTTTAATTCTTTGCTCTTCACGCTTCTGACGAGGAGTACGAAAAATCGCGCCAAGCACCCCGCACCCAGTGCGGGAATGTTGAGCAACCATTACATTCTCAAGAGCTGTCATATTCTGGAAAAGACGAATATTCTGGAAAGTACGGGCGATCCCCTTTGCAAGCACCTGATACGGCTTGAGCCCTTGGAGACTCCCACCATCATAAACAACATCACCGCCGGAAGCATTGTACACTCCGGTAATAACATTAAACACCGTGGTTTTACCTGCACCGTTGGGACCGATAAGCCCTACAATTTCCCCCGGCATAAGAGAGAAGTTAACCTCTGACAAAGCCTGCAATCCGCCAAAACGGACGCTCACGTCGTGTAAATGTAGTTCTGCCATATTGGTAACACCTATACACTTTATTGTTCTCGGGATCAAGCACTTGTACGATTTTTATTCCGTACTAGCCCGTTCTAATGATTAATTATTCGTACAACTATTGATTCATCAAACATTAATACTGCATTAACTTTATACAATAACGAGGAATATTAATACATCAGAGTACAAAAGCGATCAACGAATCAAGTTTATTATTAAATAAAGATGGATGCATTCGATAATCCAGTGAAATTCTATAGCATCATTCCTCTTTTCTTTCAAATATCATTTACAATCTACTTTTTTGAATCACTCTATATTAAATGATCCACCTCTTCTTTTATCAAGCGTGTATTTAACAAGGTAAAACGTATATTTTATTCTACTACCAATCTATTTAAGTAAAATCTGCTCTGTTTTCTATCCATTTGATGGATATTCGTACAGGATGAAACAAACTGTCTCGAATGAAATTAGTACGGGCTGTTGAGCTTATTGCCATATATAATTCGGCAAAAAAAAGCCCTGTCCGCTAATGCGGACAGGGCTTTTAAAAACTTCAACCTAAAAGGCTAAAGACGGGTAGATCGCTCTACCAAGAGGAGTCACCGAATGGGTCACTACCGAAACCGAAAGAATCAGCAGGAGTTCCACCTGTTTCAGGAGCATTAGAGCCTCCAGCTGCAGGAGCTGCGCCGTCAGCAGGTGCGCCGGCAGCAACAGTTACAACACCATTCTTTTTAACGTCTTCGATCAAAGCGAGAAGTTCATCAACTTTGCCGATGTACTCTTCAACTTTAGCCTGAGAAGTAACGATGACTTTGTCGCCTTCGCCTTTTCCGGAAGCTTCAAAAGCTTCACATTTGCCTTTGAATTCAGCGAGAGCTTTATCGGAAACACTAAGTTTTCCTTCTG comes from the Maridesulfovibrio ferrireducens genome and includes:
- a CDS encoding ABC transporter ATP-binding protein — translated: MAELHLHDVSVRFGGLQALSEVNFSLMPGEIVGLIGPNGAGKTTVFNVITGVYNASGGDVVYDGGSLQGLKPYQVLAKGIARTFQNIRLFQNMTALENVMVAQHSRTGCGVLGAIFRTPRQKREEQRIKEKAMEELRFAELEDFADEVASNLPYGHQRRLEIARALASEPSSVLLDEPAAGLNPAESSELMETIRRISGRGINVLMVEHDMKVVMGICQRLVVLDHGVMIAKGNPEEIQKNPAVIEAYLGN